The genomic interval CAGCTTGAGCCCGGTCGCCACCCCCTGCTCCCGCGCCGCCCGCGTCACGCCTGTCAGCCCGGTCAGCAGGTCGGGGCTGGCCTCGGTGCGGAAGAGGGTGGTCTGGCCGATCCACTCGCCCCCGGCGTTCTCGGCGATCAGGTAGGCGCCAGGGAGGAGGGCGGAGTCGCCCAGCACCGCTTCCTCGAAGACCTGCAGCGAGAGGGGTGTGGCGGGTTCGGCGCGGGGCACGTCCCGGCGCACATCGCTCATCAGGGCGTGGAGGCGGCCCGTCAGGTCGGGGGTGTCCGCCGCCCGGAGTTCCGTGAGGCTCCGCACCCGCACCCCCTGTGCCCGCAGCCGCGCCAACAGGTCGCGGAAGGGGGCCTCGTCGAAGGTGGTCAGGTCAAGGCTACTCGTGAAATATCGCTTGCCTGGCTCGAAGCCCCGCCGCGCCAGGAAGCCGGGCGCGATGGGATGGTCCTCGCGGGCCAGGGTGCGAATCCCCTGTGCCCCCACCGCCCGCAGCCGGGGCAGCAGGGCCGACCACAGCGCCCGCCCCGCCCCCCGCCCCTGCCAGCCGGGATGGACGGCGAGCTCCAGCGTGAAGCGGTGCGGGTGGTAGGCGCCGGGATTCTGGTAGACGCTGGCCTGCCCCACCACATCTCCTCCGGCGAGCGCGACCAGCGTGAAGGCCGTATAGCCCCAGTCGCGCTGCTCGGCCTCCCGCTTGCGGAGGTCGCCGCCGCTGACGGGATCATGTGGGCAGGCCAGGGTCCAGACCCGTGCGGCGGCGTCCCACTCGGCTTCCTCCACCGGACGGGCAGTGAACGTCAGCTCCTGAAAGGTCATAGCGTTCCCTCCTCCACCCGGCCCCGGCGCAGCTCCACCCAGGCGGGCTGGCGCACGAAGCCCAGGCGTCCGTTGAGGCCCAGCATGGGCGCGTTGCTGCTGGCATTGTCGGTCCAGACGCTCTGTGCGCCGCGTTCGCGGGCCAGCCGCAGCGCCGCGAGCTTGAGGGCGAGGCCCACCCCCCGGCGCCGCCACTCCTGGCGAGTCCCGGTCAGGCCCGTCTGGAGCCGGGTGGGGTCGGTGGCGTCCGCGTACAGCTCGGTCAGGGCGGCCACTTCCCCGTCCTCCGTCACGGCGAACAGCACGCCCTCCGGCCAGAAGCGCTCATCCTCCGCCCGCGTCCGGAAGTGCCCGAAGTCCAGCGGCGTGGCCTCGCCCGCGCGGGGCACGTCGGCGCGAACAGCCCTGTATACGTCGAAATAGGCCCGCCACGCGGCCTCCTCCCCCACCTCGGCCACGAGGTCGGCCAGCGAGCGCAGGCGCAGGCC from Deinococcus sp. HSC-46F16 carries:
- a CDS encoding GNAT family N-acetyltransferase, which produces MTFQELTFTARPVEEAEWDAAARVWTLACPHDPVSGGDLRKREAEQRDWGYTAFTLVALAGGDVVGQASVYQNPGAYHPHRFTLELAVHPGWQGRGAGRALWSALLPRLRAVGAQGIRTLAREDHPIAPGFLARRGFEPGKRYFTSSLDLTTFDEAPFRDLLARLRAQGVRVRSLTELRAADTPDLTGRLHALMSDVRRDVPRAEPATPLSLQVFEEAVLGDSALLPGAYLIAENAGGEWIGQTTLFRTEASPDLLTGLTGVTRAAREQGVATGLKLHAIRAGRALGGTLIRTDNASDNAPMLAINDRLGFVRDPASVSWGLEL
- a CDS encoding GNAT family N-acetyltransferase, coding for MKVREATDTDFPALAEVQGAVWPDHATTAETLAHEDADLRRHPIGAHLWRVVAEDSAGRVVGSGSLMQWPGMFHPDRYHAEVLVRPEDRGRGAGRVLAAALEAHLRECGAREVLATSREDCPEGLAFLSRRGFGEHMRYFASALTLATFDPARWAGAERLPEGLRLRSLADLVAEVGEEAAWRAYFDVYRAVRADVPRAGEATPLDFGHFRTRAEDERFWPEGVLFAVTEDGEVAALTELYADATDPTRLQTGLTGTRQEWRRRGVGLALKLAALRLARERGAQSVWTDNASSNAPMLGLNGRLGFVRQPAWVELRRGRVEEGTL